TCCGGCACAGCCCGCCCAGCCGTAACACCCCATACACCAGTCAAAGCATAGCAGACCGTTTCCAAAGCTTCAATGCGAGTATACAAATCCTCATTCCGCAAATCCTTCAGCGCCTGCTCCACAAACGACTTCCGCACATCATCAGCAGCCTCAAGCCAAGTCAGCAACCCAGCAATAGAAGCCTGACCCTGAGAAAAGACATGCCACCTATGCTCAAAAGACGACTTCATCCCCATCAGCATAACGCGATCAAACTCATTATACTGAAACcactcctcaacctcctccacaAACGGCTGCGCATCAGCATACTCAAACGCATACGCCGGCTGCTCAACCCTCGGCATCTCCTGCATCAACCGCCGCAACTGAGCCAAACTCAACGAATCCGGCGCCCTCTGCTCATTCTGTTGAACAGGAGCCGGCGGCGGAGGCTGTAATGGCGGCGGGGGAGCTGAAGTTTCCCGACGCAGTTCTGGCCGCTTGGGTCTCCCAGTTTGGGGTGGGAGGTCAGTGGCTGCAGAAGTGTTGTTTTGCGTAGCTTGTTCTTGACGGAGGCCCTCGGCTACTTCTTCCATCAACTGTTCGTCGGGGACAGGGCTGATATCAGCGCCGGTTTGGTCCACTTCGTCGGCTTTGACGAAGTGATGTTCTTCCATGCCTTCGGCTGTGACCGGGGGGTCGTCCATTTTGTTTCACTGTGACAGCGAAAACACGCTGTTAGGAAAATAGAACACTAAAATAAAGTAATATCGGGGTATCTCAAGAATCCAAATCGGGAATATTAAGAAGTGGGGTGTGGAAAGGTAGAATCAACGGCGTCCAGAGTCTGGTACCTTTAGAAACCCCGCAAAGAAGGCATCCTTTTCAATTGAACCTTGAGCAGCCTCCCTGGCGAACGATACTCGTTTCGTGGGGGATGAATTTGTTATGAGAGTGAAGTTCGGCGAACCACGTTATCGGTCGTAAAGTCACGTGATCAACACGCGTATGGCCAACAGTGCGATAAAGATGACTTGAATTGCAGTTGGTGTTTATTTACAATATGCCAGAAGTTTGCAGTGCTTCAGGTGTATGGTTACTGGAATTATAATGATAGTAGGGTATCATTGCGTCAATTAAGTGGCTATAGATCCTTCAAAATATGTAAAACAGATGACATCCTAAATCTATGCCTCACTCCGTCTTGGAGGAGTTACTATCACCTCCACGATTCAACTTCCGTTTTGCTTTCCATTGTTGCCATCCGGCCTCGGCAAGGTCTTGACTTACCACCAAGTCGCGAATCCGACAGAATTGAGCTACGGGCATATCCAATGCCCAATCAATCCAACCATAGGTGCGCAGGTACCCTGTGACAAAAAACCAAGCAAACGCGAGTACTGTCCCTGCAGCGCATCCGGCCAAAACCTGCTTCGGGGTGTGGTAGTTTAGATAGATGCGGCTGATAGCAACGCCCGCGGCACCAACGCACAATGCGAATGCGAGGATTGCCTGGACCATATATGAGGAGATAATCCGGGAAGTTGAGTAGGTGAACGAATGCCGGAATAAGAGAAAGAGAGCTAGGTAGACGGCGAAAAAGGCGACAAATTGCGCGTGGGATGACGGCATGCCGTAACCTTTGCCAAACATTTCTATCCACCGTCAGTAACCATTCGCATGGACCATATGGAACCACATACGTTTCGGTCGTTCTTCCTTGATTATCCGTTTCATAACAAAGTTTGAAACCTCACACCCCATCTGACCAGCAAACATCAGTAACACCTCCGCTTCCCGGGTGGCCCAGATGAGGGTCACGTATGCCACACATAGCGCTTGGGGGACGAGGGCGAGCCAGGCGGATAGGTAGGACAGAGGATCTGTGGGGTTCTGTGTCGGTCAGTTGTGTCCTATGCACTCCCGATTTCGCAAAGCAGCTCACATAGTGTACGTGGGTCAAGGTTAACGAAGCCAATGGTGTTTCCTCCATTTCGATGTGTTTCCCTTTTGTTTCCCTTTTTGTCTGAACTGCAGTTTGGATGTATCACTGACTCGGAGCGATCGAGTTCGCGGAACGGGATGGACGGAGTGACTGGTCGGATTGGAGGTGTAATACCGGGACGTCAAGAGCAGTGTACATCAGCCAACTGGCATTCTGGAGCAAACAAAGCGATGCGACCTAAAATCCACCCACAGACTGCCAACAATCCCCGTGGCGCAAGTTGTTAATGGTAGTACAAATAGTGCAGAGACAGTAATCGGTCCGTGCAGGTGGCCGCTTTATCGAGTTGAAGCGGCgggaaagagggggaggggaggtACTTGTATAATTGTACTTGGCTTATAGCAAAAATAAAATAGTTGTTATACAGGGTAAACAACGATAAATAGTCTTAGAGTATGATTTCTGTATGAGGTACTTGCTACTTGTAGTAATACTCAGGCCCAATTGATGCCCATCACCAGCGCATTCTGTCCAAGTATCGGAATGACTCGTATCCTTCCCTCTCTCGGCCTCCGTGTCTCCCTCCCTCTCACTTTCTACTTTATCTCAGCCTCATCCAGTTCTCTCTTTTGTCCTCATCTCCtttccttcatctctttctctcctctgtttctccttctcaaacCATGACGCATTTCTCACCGCGATTGTCTTCTGTTGCATTCTTGAAAGCTCCCACCACGTCCATCATCCCACCGACATCGTCGCGCTCCCGTCACTCTTCCTGCTCTCCCGTCGCGAAAACAGCTCCTTTGCCTCCGTGATCGCGAGATTGCCAGCTATAAAACTGGACGGTGTTCGTTGTTTGGTATAGTACCAGAATCCGCTCCATTGCTTCCCAACGGTTCCCCGTTGCCACATCACTGCAGCGAAGATCATTGGCTAACGAAGATCCTCTTACTATTAGTATCGCTCTCGATAGTACAAGTCCCGTCTTTCCTCTCCTCATTCCTACGCTCGAACATAGTAATCGAACAGGCGACGGCTCTCGGGGGGAGCAATGTTCTGACACCCACCACATCGGCCATTTACAGAAGAGTTTGCGTTGCCACCGGTCTCACCGTATAACCTCTACATACACTCGACGGCCTACTATCGCCCGTGATCAGCGAGATAAATCTCACAATGGACGACCTTCTCCCCGAAGACGACCGCTCTATCGAGCTGTCCTCCGTGGCGGCCATCTACCCCGAAATCAAAATCGATCCTTCGTCTCCCTTCAAAGCGTCTCTAGACCTCCCAGTGGTACCTTCGAAGCCGTTATATGTTTCGTTTCAGCAGCCAGATGTCGAACCCCCAGACGTTATTACACCTCCTACCTCTGTCGACGGCGAGCCTGGCTTTGAATCAGCTAAGGCTGGATTAGAAACTTCGGTCGACCCGGCCAAAGAAGTCCATGTTATCTCCTACCTCCCACCGTTGAGCCTCGAGATCGAACTCCCAGAAGGGTACCCATCCGAAAAACCACCCAGTTTCAAAATCAGCACCGACCCATCGTGGTTACCGTCTTCTATTACGACAAAACTCATAAATGACGGCAAGGCTTTGTGGGAGGAATGTGGCAAGGACCTCGTGGTGTATACCTACATTGACCACCTTCAGCAACTTTCGGAGACGGTCTTTGGAATTGACGATATACCGGATGGAGAGGTACAATTCCCACTTGATCTCAAGGTTGCATTGCTAGACTACAACAGCAAGGCTCAACGGGAGGAATTTGAAAAAGGAACCTTCGAGTGTGGTGTGTGCCTGGAACCCAAGAAAGGCGTGGATTGCCACCGTCTTCTGCATTGCGCCCACGTTTTCTGCGTACCGTGTCTCCAGGACTTTTACAACACTTGCATTACGGAAGGAGATGTCGAAGGCGTTAAATGCTTAGATCCAGATTGTGGCAAAGGACAGTCTTCTGAGGCGCCTGCATCGGGAAAGAAGCGCAAGAAAAGTAATCGAACACTCAGCCCCGCAGAGCTGCTGCAGATCCCATTATCGGAAGAAACCGTGCAGCGGTACGTCTtcatgaaaaggaaaaagaagctaGAGGCAGACAAAACTACCGTGTATTGTCCTCGACAATGGTGTCAGGGCGCGGCTCGATCAAAGAAGCAccccaagccgactgatcCGATGTCCGATGATTTGGACGCTTCagatgaagacgatgatCAAGTTCCTTTCGACCCtcttggagaagaagcccaatTACCACCGGTGTCGGAGCGTCTGTCCATTTGCGAAGAGTGCGAGTATGCGTTCTGTTGCGTTTGCAAGAAGGGTTGGCACGGCGAGCTTGTACGATGCTTCCCACGTCGCGATGCAGAATTGACGGCCGAAGAAAAGGCCACAGAGGAGTATCTGAGACTGTACACCTCAGTATGCCCTACATGCAACTCCCCCGTTCAGAAGCAAATGGGCTGCAACCACATGATATGCTTCACCTGCAATACGCATTTCTGCTACCTGTGCTCGAGCTGGTTAATGGAAGACAACCCGTACCGGCACTTCAACGACATCAACAGCGAGTGCTACAATCGTCTCTGGGACCTGGAGGGTGGCGACGGCGAAAACCCTGTCGGAGCAGAAGCTCTCCACCAAATTCCAGCGGAATTTCTCGAGTCAGACGATGAAAGCGACGGCGATAATATCGCATGGGAGTTCGACGATAGCGACGATGACATTCGCCGCCAACCCCCGCCACCGGCCCCATTTCCCCCCCGTGCTGGCGCCGGTAATCGGGATCGCGGTCGCGACGCTCTCCTCGACGCAGCAGGTCgcgccgcagccgcagaGCGACAAGCGCAAGCACGAGCAATGGCAGAACTCCGCGGTCGTGACGGACAAGCCCAACAACCCCGCCAAGGTCCGATCCGAGGCCTCCAGCGGTTCCTGGATCTTGTCCAAAATGATCGCGAGGATGAGTGGGATAGTGATGAATTAGAGGGCGATTTTTGAGTTTCGTTATCGGTTGATTTATAATTTGGACGTGGATTACTTGTTTGAGCATTTTGTTTGGCGGCATATTTTACTCGTTTTGATTAGCGATTTGGTTTGGCATTGCATGACTTTATGAGATAAATAGCATTGTATACAATTTACATCGGTTTATGGCTCCTTTTCTTCTGAGTTTGAATGCTTGAGGTCTGAAGAGTACCGGGAAACATCCAGCCCTACCATATATATAGCGGATCTGTGACCGTCACTAAAGCAACAAGCTCATCTCAACACAAGTAGTCTCATCCTCTGTCCTTCAACCGCAAAGAAACCCTCCCAGCAGCAGTTCTTTATGAGATTTCTCATTGGCGTACGAAATTGTTACCGTCTCGTGCTGAAATGCTATGTATAGGGACAAATCTAACACTAATCGGAAGTCCAGGTGATTCACTTCTTCTGTGCTTCTGTCCATGCCTTCGTTCGTTTTGCTATATATATTCACTTCTGAGACCATCCTTTCGTTCTAATCAGAAGTTATGCATTCATGTTATCCATTTTCTTCTATCTCTTTTCAGCTTGCACGCTTAAACGACACCATGATCAGGTACGGGCAACTATCGTGGTTAGCTTGGAGGCATCTCACCTTTATCGAAGCACTGAAGACTCGCAATAGAAAGGCACCCGACCACATTTGAGTACCATAACCGTCTCATGGGGATTGCCATCTGCAAGGTACAAGAGCTGAAAACAACATAACCATCGTCCCGACCATGCAGACGGCTCCGATAAACGAGGCAGACAACGTGAAATGACTAGAGGCCGACCAGCCGCTAGTCCACGAGAGAAATAAAAGGGCACCATGCACTCACGATGATACAGATGAAGTCCTGGATTGTATAGTTGATTGTTCAATAAACCAGGAATCTGTTTTATTCAATTTGCAGCCAGCCCTATTGCGTCTCCGTTGTACCAATTTCGGACAAGTCTTGTTACCAGTTTGCAGACAATCTATTAGAGCAGATCTGGTTTTGTCTTGCCTTGTATAACACATGAGGGGAATAACCGCGATATGTCACAACTCGATTGCATCACTTGGACTGAGGCGGATGGTGACATGCACGTCCCCGGCATATCCTCTTCCCCAAAAATGGAGCATGCGGATATTGAGAGTATGCAAAGTGCTATTGACTCTGGCTTCGTctggtcttttttttttttttttttggagaCAGATTCGAAACAGAAATCGGAAATATAGTTTCCGTTAAGATTGT
This sequence is a window from Aspergillus chevalieri M1 DNA, chromosome 5, nearly complete sequence. Protein-coding genes within it:
- a CDS encoding phosphatase PAP2 family protein (COG:I;~EggNog:ENOG410PJMC;~InterPro:IPR036938,IPR039667,IPR039666,IPR000326;~PFAM:PF01569;~TransMembrane:5 (o25-45i52-73o93-109i121-144o156-177i);~go_function: GO:0016787 - hydrolase activity [Evidence IEA]); translation: MEETPLASLTLTHVHYNPTDPLSYLSAWLALVPQALCVAYVTLIWATREAEVLLMFAGQMGCEVSNFVMKRIIKEERPKQMFGKGYGMPSSHAQFVAFFAVYLALFLLFRHSFTYSTSRIISSYMVQAILAFALCVGAAGVAISRIYLNYHTPKQVLAGCAAGTVLAFAWFFVTGYLRTYGWIDWALDMPVAQFCRIRDLVVSQDLAEAGWQQWKAKRKLNRGGDSNSSKTE
- the ITT1 gene encoding RBR-type E3 ubiquitin transferase (COG:O;~EggNog:ENOG410PM45;~InterPro:IPR001841,IPR002867,IPR017907,IPR016135, IPR006575,IPR031127,IPR044066,IPR013083;~PFAM:PF05773,PF01485;~go_function: GO:0004842 - ubiquitin-protein transferase activity [Evidence IEA];~go_function: GO:0005515 - protein binding [Evidence IEA];~go_process: GO:0016567 - protein ubiquitination [Evidence IEA]); translation: MDDLLPEDDRSIELSSVAAIYPEIKIDPSSPFKASLDLPVVPSKPLYVSFQQPDVEPPDVITPPTSVDGEPGFESAKAGLETSVDPAKEVHVISYLPPLSLEIELPEGYPSEKPPSFKISTDPSWLPSSITTKLINDGKALWEECGKDLVVYTYIDHLQQLSETVFGIDDIPDGEVQFPLDLKVALLDYNSKAQREEFEKGTFECGVCLEPKKGVDCHRLLHCAHVFCVPCLQDFYNTCITEGDVEGVKCLDPDCGKGQSSEAPASGKKRKKSNRTLSPAELLQIPLSEETVQRYVFMKRKKKLEADKTTVYCPRQWCQGAARSKKHPKPTDPMSDDLDASDEDDDQVPFDPLGEEAQLPPVSERLSICEECEYAFCCVCKKGWHGELVRCFPRRDAELTAEEKATEEYLRLYTSVCPTCNSPVQKQMGCNHMICFTCNTHFCYLCSSWLMEDNPYRHFNDINSECYNRLWDLEGGDGENPVGAEALHQIPAEFLESDDESDGDNIAWEFDDSDDDIRRQPPPPAPFPPRAGAGNRDRGRDALLDAAGRAAAAERQAQARAMAELRGRDGQAQQPRQGPIRGLQRFLDLVQNDREDEWDSDELEGDF